A segment of the Prosthecobacter sp. genome:
AGTGCAGTCTCAAGCGGCCTCAGCGCGTTTGCGCGCCTCCTGCGGTGATTTCTTGCAGATGCCATTCTATGCAGCGGTCGCCGCGCGCGCGCTGAGACTGCTGCATGTGATGCGTGACTGGCGCAGCCCGGAGATCCATCTGCAACTGCCGGTTCAGTCCCGTGGTCGGAGTCGGGATCTGATTTTTGGCAATCATCTGGGCTCACTGCCATTGTTTCTCGATGCCGAAGCGCTCGGCACACTGGATGAGGCCATCATTCATCTTCTGGAGAAATACCGCGAGGCGATGAAACTGGGGATGCCGCAGGCCTCGGAGGCTTTGATGACGCTGGCGTCACAAATGCCGGTGAGCTGGTTCATCTCCGGGGTGCGGTTGACGAACCGCGGGCAAATTTGCAGCCTGTTTCATTCCCACACCGGCTCCTTTCTGCCGGGACGGGCGGTGTTCGCCGGCGCGCCGGTTCAAAACGTCTGCACCATTCCCAGCGTGTGCTCACCACCCGGACTGGGCGTCTTCTTTTCCGATTTTGCCGGACGCATCACCGTCACGCTGTCCTGGCGGGAAGCCTGTATGTCCACGGCTGAGATTGAGGCCTTGTGCCAGCAGATTCAGGCGGATTTGGCCGGTTGATCGGCAGGGTAACCACCCTCAGAGAGGAAAAAAGTGCCAGGGAACCGCGACATGGACAGGCAGGCTGCCGTTGCTTCCGTCAGGACCTGGCGGGGTTCGCAAGCTGGACATCCGCGGCCCCTGACGCCTGCTGCTCTAGCCGCGGGGTTCGTCCGGCACAAGCAAGATTCCGGCCTTGGGGCAAAATGCCCGAAAATTGGTGTTGTCGAAAGTCCGCCTATCCGGTAAAAATCAGGCTCTTAATTCTCAAATCCGCTTCCGTTATGGTCTGGAAAATCCTCTCTGCTCTCACCGCCGTCTGCCTCGGCACCGCCTGTTACTTCGCCTGGGCCAACCAGAAAGCGCTCGTCGAGGAGCGCAAACGCGAAACCTACGCCAAGGCCAATCTCGAAGAACAAAAAGCGCATATTGTACAGGCTGAGGAGGCGAAGAAGAATCGAGAAACCCAGTTTGCGACGGTCACCAAAGACCTCGAAACCACCAAGACTGCCGTATTGGACACCACCACCAAGGCCCAGACCAAGGAGCAGGAACTGGCCGTGGTGCAGACGAACTTGGACCAGATCACCAAGATCGTGAATGACCTTCAAAAGCAGATTGATGACGCTGGCGACATCAAGGCGCTGCTCGCCCAGATCGAAGCCATCAAAAAAGAGCGCGCCGAGGCGGAGGCCGCGCTTACCATCCAGAGCCAGCATCTGGCTGCCGCCCAGGAAAGGGTAACGAGCCTCACCAACGCCGCCAAGGAAGCGGAAGAACGCGAATCCCGTGGCCGCCGTGGCATCGTGGACAGTGATTTCACCGCCAAAGTGGCCCAGTCCTACACCGACTGGGGTTTCGTGGTGCTCAACAAAGGCAACGGCGGTGGCGTGTTCGCCAATGCCGATCTTGAAGTGAAACGTGGCAAGGAGGTTCTCGCCAAGCTCAAGGTGCGCAACGTGGATCAGAACTCCTCCGTGGCCGATCTGGTCAAGGGAAGCCTTGCTGAAGGTGAACGCATTCGTCAGGGAGACCTTGTGGTCGCCGCTGCCGAGCAGAGCGCTAAAACCGCTCCGGCCAAAGGAGCCGCTGGAACAGCCGCCCCTGCACCTGGCGCGCCTGCTGCTCCTGGCGCTGCCCCCGCCGCACCTGCGATGGGAGCCGATCCGTTTGGCGCACCTGCTGCTCCAGGGGCGCCCGCTGCCGCACCGGCGATGGGAAGCGATCCGTTTGGTGCGCCTGCTGCACCTGCCGCCCCCCCTGCGGGTGGTGCGCCTGCCATGAATTCCGATCCGTTTGGTGCCGCTCCGGCCACGCCGCCCGCTACACCGCCCGCCACTCCCACTCCTCCGGCTGGTGGCGCCACGCCTCCGAGCACAGCGGATCCTTTTGGTGGTGCCACCCCTCCTCCGGCCAAACCCTGATCGCGGCCTGAAACCCTTCCTCTGGAAATTTTCCTCGATTCCCTTCTCCCATGACCAAAGTCCTCTTCATCCTCAGTGCTGTCGTGATCCTCGTCGCCAGCTTCTTTGCCTATCAAAACGGGCGTGAGTTTGCCGCCGTGCGCACCAGCATCGCGGGTATCAACGCCAATATCGTCAACGAAAAGAAGACCGAGAAAACCGTTGTCGGTCAGGTCAACCAGTTGGTCGCAGACATCACCCGCGTGCAGGGAGAACTCGATGTCGAGGGTGAAAAACTGAAGGCTCAAAAAAACAAGCTGGCCCAGGCTGAGAGCGAGTACACGCGTGTGGAGGGGGAACTGAACGGCAAGGTCAAAAAACAACAGGAACTCGCCAAGCTCCTTGCCGACCTCCCCAAGGGCGTCAAGCCGGAGACCATTGCGGAAGACATTGCCCGCATGAAGAAGGAAAAACTCGAATATGAAGCCCAGGCTGAAGCCAAGAAAAAAGAGGTGACCGCCGAGCAGGAGAAGGTGGCCGGCATCCAGAAACGCCTCGACGATGTGGTGCACAAGATCGAGGAACGCCGCAAAAACTTCGAGCGCAACAGCCTCAGCTCCCGTGTTGTCGCGGTGAACTATGACTGGGGCTTTGTGGTGATTGACGCCGGCAAAGCCGCCGGTCTCACCCAGGACACCAAGCTGATCGTTACACGTGGCGCACTGACAGTGGGCAAGGTGAGCGTCATGTCCGTCGAGAACAACGCCACCATGGCCAGCATTGTACCGGATGCGGTCGTCACCGGCCAGATCATCATGCCGGGAGATCGCGTGATCCTCGAGAACTTGGTGCAAAACTGATTTGAGGGACCAAGGGACGACAAATGACAAAGCGCCTGTTCAACCTCATACTTCTGGCGGTAGTCACCTTCTGCTCGCTCACCTCCTGTGCTTCGGAAGAACCGAAGCGTAAAAAGGTGGTCGGCCCGGATGGCAGCCAGTACAGCAATCTCCCTTGGAACCGCCCGCGTTCCTGGGAAGGCAATGCCCGCAATCCCCTCGGAGCCATGGGTGGCATGGGCAGCCGCTGAGGTTTTTCCACGCCTCTGTCAGGCAACAGGCTCCAGCAGCGCCTCACCGTTCATGGTCTTCACCACCCGGTAAAAGCAACTGGGGCGTTTCGTGTGGCAGCAGCCACCACCGTGCTGTTTCACCCGGAGAACCAGCGCATCCTGGTCGCAGTCCGTGCGGATTTCGACGATCTTCTGAAACTCGCCGCTCGTCGCGCCCTTGTGCCAGATCTGGTTGCGGCTTCGACTCCAATAGACCGCCTGGCCGAGTTCCAGGGTCATTTTGAGCGACTGCTCGTTCATGTAGGCCAGCATCAGCGGCGCACCGCTCTCTGCGTCCACCGCCATCGCCGGAATCAGGCCATGCTCGTCGAACTTCGGGGCAAAAAGCATGCCTTCTTCAATGGCATGCTTGGACTCACGGGCGGCGAACGAGATGGGGGCTGAGGCGGACATGGAAGGCGCATGCTAGCGGCACCCGTGCGTCGTGCAACCACCGGCTGCCGGGTCATTTCCTTGGAAAAATCGGCAGCACCTTGTTGATGATGCCGGTTCCGGCCTTCACCGTGTTTTCAATCACACCGCTGGTGCCCTCGATGACTTTGCCGGGCATCTGGGCGGCTCCTTCACCAAGCACGGGCTTGAGCAGCGTCTCCGCGCCTTTACCGACCAAACTGCCGGGAGTGTCAAAGAGCAGGGACATGCCGGCAGCGCCGATCAGACGTGTGCTGAGATCCTCCTGTGGTGAGTCGAGCGTGCCGGCAATGCGCACGCGTGTCCATTGCAGGCCGGGAGGTCCGGCAGGGTTGTTTCCCACAAAGACACGACTGTTGGCACCGGGAATGCCACGCACGGTTTCCGGCGTGACCCCGAGCATGAAATCACCGTCCACCATGCGACCACGGATGGTCAATGAGCCTTCAATGCGCAGCAGTCCGTTGGATTGCACGATGATGTTCTCGATACGCAGGGAATCTCCCTGCGCGCTAAAAGAGGCGCTGCAGATATCGAGCACGAGGCGTTTGAAGCGATGCGTGTTCGTGTAGGTCACGAGTTTCTCGAGAATGGGCAGGCCGGTGAGCACACCATCTTTGAGCAAGGCATCCGCTCTCCAGGTTGGCGGTGCATTGCGTGTGCCAGCCACCTCGAGATCACCCTCGATCTTGCCGGAGAGGCGCTGTTTCCACACGGGATCGAGAAATTCATCGAGCGGGACGGCTTTGACGTGGGTGAAGGTCTGCCAGGCACCAGTTTCAACCTTCAAAGAGCCGCGCAGCGTGGCCTCGGAGTCCTGCTTCCAGCGCAGGGTGGCGTCGCTGAGCTGAAGCTGCTTTTCTCCCAGACGCAATGTGGCCTGGGCGAGGTCGAGCTTGAGAGGCTCCTTCTGTTCAGGGGCGGTGATGGGGGTTTGCAGCGTGCCGCCGTTCAATCTGGCGGACACGGATGTTTCCCCGCTTTTCCAGCTCCCGAGGCGCAACTGCGTCCCGGCTATTTTCCATGCGCCCTGCTCAAAGAAGAATCGATGCACGTCGAAGCCGCTGACTTTAGTTTCGGAGGGAATGTAACGGCGCAGAAATGATGGAATCGAACCCGCGTCCGCCATCGGGTCCAATCGCTCGGGGCCTGAGGCTGCCGGGCTGGCCATGGGTGCGGTGGTCGTGAGACGCAGCGTGAGATCGTCGGCCCCGGTGTTCTGGATGCTCCAGGAGCCTTGGCGAATGGCACCAAAGTCGAGAGCGAGGTGCATGCCTCCGGCATCGACGTTCCAGCCGCTGGCTGTTTCCAATGACAAATCGGTGACACTGGCGATGTCGTCGTTCCAGATGATCGGAGCGATGTTTGCCTTGCCGCCGAGTTTTGCGGTGATCATGTCCTCGGCTTTCTGGCGAAACTCGGCTTTCCGCAGATAGGAACGAATGTAGCCAGTAACGAGCGAGGGGGCCAGCAGCACGAGCACCACGCCGCTGACGAGGATCAATCCCACCAGCCACCACAACCAGCGGAAGGATGAGGACGGGCGTCGGCTCGTGCGGCTGTGGCGTTGCATTTTGGCAAAGAGTGAGATTTTTTCATCGCCAGAGCTGTGGTCTCCGGCCTAGTTTCAGGCACTTATTTAACCTGTATGCTCAAAGCGCTCAACGTCTGTCTTGAAGTCGATGGCCCGGGGGACTCGGAGGAAAACGCCGTGGTGCATCTGCTCAGGGAGGTGTCTTTCAACGTGCCGCCGGCGCATCTGGTGGCGATCGTAGGGCCCTCCGGCTGCGGCAAGACCACGCTGCTAAAGGTGATCACCGGCATTTTGCAGCAGACCTCCGGCGAGCTGCACTGGGATGGTCGTGACTTGAGCGACGAGGAGGATCTGCATCCCGGAGACCTCGGTTACGTGCCGCAATTCAGTGTGGCCTACGACCTGCTGACGGTGGAGGAGAGCATCGCCAGTGCGATGGTGCTGCGCACCCAACTGGCACAGACGGAGGACTTCATCCCTTCGCTGGACTACATCCTTGAAGTGACTGGTTTGACGCACCTCTCGGACCGTCAGGTCAAAGTGCTCTCGGGAGGGCAGAAACGCCGTCTCGGTCTCGCGCTGGAACTGGTCACCGACCCGTGCCTGCTGCTGTGCGACGAAGTCACCAGCGGTCTGGACCCGAAATCCGAGCATGAGATCACCGATTTGCTGCGCGTGCTCTCACGCGGACATCCAAAACGCGTGGTGGTCAATGTCACGCACAGTCTCGCCAGCCTGGACGCCTATGACAGCGTGATGGTGATGTATCAGGGAGTGCTGACCTATCACGGCCCACCGAAATCGATGATGCATTACTTTGCTGCGGAGCATCCCGAGGAGGTCTATCTCAAGCTCACGGAGCGCAAGGCCGGTGACTGGCACGAGTCATGGGAAAAACATCGCGATACCTATTACAAGCGCCATGGCTTCGACGGCTCACGCGTGCTGCCAGAGGACGAGGCGGCGGAAAAGAAAAGCGGCGGGCCGTCCAAGACCTCGGTGCGTGAGGAACGCGCGGTCGCTGATGTGGACATGGCCGGCGTGCCCGAGCATCACGAGTTCCCACCCATCGAAATGCCCTCGATGATGACGCAGTTGTTTGAGCTGCTGCGGCGGCGCTGGACCATTTTCCGCCGTGACAAGGCGCAGGTGTGGCTGCATCTCGCGATGCTGCTGGGCTTTCCGCTGCTGGTGGTGATCTTTGCGCTCGACGGCATCAAGCCGCTGCGCGCGCTCTCGACGCATCAGGATGAAAATGTCGTGTTCGAGATGCAGCGGCAGGCGCAGCATCAACTTGAACAGCTCAATGCGGGCAGCCTCGTCTCCGGCCTGATCATGCTGCAAGTCGTGCTGGTCACACTGATGGCCAGCAACAACGCCGCGCGTGAGATCGCCTCCGAACGCCTGATCCTGGAGCGCGAGAAGCTCGGTGGGCTGCATCCTTTCGCGTATGTGGGCAGCAAGGTGATCTTCCTCGGCGTCTTCGTGCTCGCGCAGAGTTTATGGATGGGCTTTTTCGTCGATATGGTCGTGGGCGGACTGCCGGGAGATCTGGTCGTGAAGCTGGCGCTGCTCGTGCTGGCCTCTGCCGCCATGACCAGCGTGTGTCTCGGCATCTCCGCGATGAGCAAGACGCCGGAGAAGGCCACGATCCTGTGCATCTACCTCGTTGGTTTCCAGCTTCCGCTCTCGGGCGCCGTGCTCACGCTGCCGGACTGGCTGGAAAACTGGGTGCAACCCCTGATCGCTGCGTTCTGGAGCTGGAGCGGCAGCCTCACCAGCATGCGCAGCACCGCGTTTTACGACGCTGTACGCCAGGTCACAGACACGGACCTTGTCTCGCCGGCCATCGCCGGATTCGTGCTTTTTGTACATGTCCTCGTCGGCCTCAGCATGTCCTTCGTCGGCGTGCAGCGCAGTCAGTGGGACTCGTGATTAGTGCGGCAGGCCGAACAGATAATAAGCTGCGCACAGCAGCGCCAAAACGATCATGCCCGCGTTCAATTCATGCGCACGACCTGAGGCCAGTTTGAGAACGGGATGCACCACCAGACCCGCAGTGAGGCCGTTGGCGATATTGTAGGTGAAGAGCATCATCACGATCGTCACGAAGGCCGGAACCCACTCAGTGAGGTCATCAAAGTCGATCCGCCGCACCGAACCGACCATCAGCACGCCCACGGCGATCAAGGCCGGCCCGTAGGCGAAGCGGAGTTGCTGCAATGGCTCGATCAGAGGGATGAAGAACAATGAAAGCGCGAACAACACCGCCGTGACGAGTGCTGCGAGGCCCGTGCGCGCGCCTTCGCTGATGCCGGTGGCGGATTCGATGTACGCACCACTCGTCGAGGTGCCCACGAGGCCGCTGAACATGCAAGTCAGCGCATCCACCAGCATCGGACGTTCCACCTGCGGGAAATTGCCCTTCTCATCAAGCAGGTTCGCCGCCGCGCCGAGTCCGGTCAGCGTGCCGAGCGTGTCGAGAAAGCTCATCAGGAACAGCGTGAGCAGCACGGGCAGGAAACTGAGCTTCAAAACGCCGGCGAGGTCCAGTTTGAAGGCGATCTGACTCAAATCGTAATCGCCGGTGAACGGCAGCGCCGCGATGGCCTTCGGCGCATGACCAAAGCCGAGCGCTCCACCGATCAACGCCGTCACCACGATGCCGATGAGCAACGCTCCGCGCGTTTTTCGAATCATGAGGATCGTCATCAGCACAAAGCCTCCAATCGCCAGCAGCACCTGCGGATCACGCAGATTGCCGATCTTCACCGGAACCGCAGGAGTCACAAAGAGGCTGTGCGTATCGGTTTGCAGCGCCTGAGCGGGCATCCCGGCCACGAAACTCGTCACGATGCCGGTTTCGTAGAGCCCGATGAAGGCCAGAAACAAACCAATGCCGACGGCGAAGCTGTGTTTGAGCCCCACCGGCACCGAATTCGCCAGCCACCCGCGAATGCCGAGCAATGTGATGATCAGGAACAGAACTCCGCTGACAAACACCGCACCCAACCGCTGCTCCCAGCCGATTCCCAACGCCGCGAGGCCAAAGGCGATGAAGGCGTTCTCACCCATGTAAGGCGCGACGGCGATGGGCCGATTCGCGATCAGGCCCATCAACACGCAACCCACTGCCGCCGTCAGAATCGTTGCCACGGTGCTCGGCCCCACCGGAATGCCCGCAAACGAGAGAATCGCCGGATTCACCACCATGATGTAGGCCATCGTGATGAACGTGGTCACACCGCCGATAATCTCGGCCCGGACCGAAGATCCCCGTTCACGCAGCTTGAAAAAGGCTTCCATGATGGCGCAGAGAGGAGCGCGGACGCGACTGTCCGCAAACTCAAATCACCTCCCCTGCCCCGCCGGCCTGTTTTACGCGCAATTCCCCTCCACGCTTCACCGTTCTCAGCGCCATGATCCGCTCCACTCTTTTTCTCCTCTTCGCCCTCAGCCCTTCGCTCTTTGCGGCGAAGCCAAACGTCGTCCTCTTCCTCGTCGATGACATGGGCTGGATGGACTGCGGTGCCTACGGTTCAACATATTATGAGACGCCGAACATCGACCGGTTCGCGAAACAAGCCATGCGGTTCACGAATGCGTATGCTCAGCCATTGTGCTCGCCGACGCGGGGTTCACTGCTGACCGGCCAGTATTCGGCGCGACATGGGATCACGAGTGCGACGGGCCACCAGCCACCGCAGCCTGCAGGGTTCAAGTTTTTGCCGGAAACAGCACCATCGAATGCGCCGATGCTGGTGCCACATAGCAAGAACCACCTGGAGCCAACGCAGATCACGCTGGCGGAGACCTTGAGGGGCGCGGGCTACCGAACGGCACACATTGGGAAATGGCATCTCGGCCTCACACAGCCACATTGGCCGGAGCAGCAGGGCTTTGATGTGGCGTTTCACTGCCATCCAGATCCGGGGCCGCCGGGGAATTACTTCTCACCCTACGGCGTGAAGCCGGAAGGTGTGGCAAATGCCAAAAACAAGGTGGGCACGATCACGGACGGCCCGGAGGGCGAGTACATCGTGGATCGTCAGGCTGCGGAGGCGGTGAAGTTCATTTCATCAAGCAAAGGCGGGCCGTTTTTCCTCAATCTGTGGTGCTACGGTGTTCACGGGCCGTGGGGGCACAAAGAGGAATACACGAAGGCCTTTATGGCGAAAAAAGACCCAAGCGGCCGGCAGGGCAATCCGATCATGGCCTCGATGCTCAAAAGCGTGGACGAATGTTTTGGCCGCATTCTCGATGAACTCGACAAGCAGGGCATCGCCGACAACACGATCATTATTTTCAATTCCGACAACGGCGGCAATCAACACAGCAACATCACCACCGAAGGCAAAAAATCCGCGAACGCGGACTGGCAGAAATGGGCGGGCACACAGCCGCCGACGATGAACACGCCGCTGCGTGATGGCAAAGGCACGCTCTATGAAGGCGGCACACGTGTGCCGCTGATGTG
Coding sequences within it:
- the hisI gene encoding phosphoribosyl-AMP cyclohydrolase; this translates as MSASAPISFAARESKHAIEEGMLFAPKFDEHGLIPAMAVDAESGAPLMLAYMNEQSLKMTLELGQAVYWSRSRNQIWHKGATSGEFQKIVEIRTDCDQDALVLRVKQHGGGCCHTKRPSCFYRVVKTMNGEALLEPVA
- a CDS encoding ATP-binding cassette domain-containing protein — protein: MLKALNVCLEVDGPGDSEENAVVHLLREVSFNVPPAHLVAIVGPSGCGKTTLLKVITGILQQTSGELHWDGRDLSDEEDLHPGDLGYVPQFSVAYDLLTVEESIASAMVLRTQLAQTEDFIPSLDYILEVTGLTHLSDRQVKVLSGGQKRRLGLALELVTDPCLLLCDEVTSGLDPKSEHEITDLLRVLSRGHPKRVVVNVTHSLASLDAYDSVMVMYQGVLTYHGPPKSMMHYFAAEHPEEVYLKLTERKAGDWHESWEKHRDTYYKRHGFDGSRVLPEDEAAEKKSGGPSKTSVREERAVADVDMAGVPEHHEFPPIEMPSMMTQLFELLRRRWTIFRRDKAQVWLHLAMLLGFPLLVVIFALDGIKPLRALSTHQDENVVFEMQRQAQHQLEQLNAGSLVSGLIMLQVVLVTLMASNNAAREIASERLILEREKLGGLHPFAYVGSKVIFLGVFVLAQSLWMGFFVDMVVGGLPGDLVVKLALLVLASAAMTSVCLGISAMSKTPEKATILCIYLVGFQLPLSGAVLTLPDWLENWVQPLIAAFWSWSGSLTSMRSTAFYDAVRQVTDTDLVSPAIAGFVLFVHVLVGLSMSFVGVQRSQWDS
- a CDS encoding NCS2 family permease, giving the protein MEAFFKLRERGSSVRAEIIGGVTTFITMAYIMVVNPAILSFAGIPVGPSTVATILTAAVGCVLMGLIANRPIAVAPYMGENAFIAFGLAALGIGWEQRLGAVFVSGVLFLIITLLGIRGWLANSVPVGLKHSFAVGIGLFLAFIGLYETGIVTSFVAGMPAQALQTDTHSLFVTPAVPVKIGNLRDPQVLLAIGGFVLMTILMIRKTRGALLIGIVVTALIGGALGFGHAPKAIAALPFTGDYDLSQIAFKLDLAGVLKLSFLPVLLTLFLMSFLDTLGTLTGLGAAANLLDEKGNFPQVERPMLVDALTCMFSGLVGTSTSGAYIESATGISEGARTGLAALVTAVLFALSLFFIPLIEPLQQLRFAYGPALIAVGVLMVGSVRRIDFDDLTEWVPAFVTIVMMLFTYNIANGLTAGLVVHPVLKLASGRAHELNAGMIVLALLCAAYYLFGLPH
- a CDS encoding sulfatase, with product MIRSTLFLLFALSPSLFAAKPNVVLFLVDDMGWMDCGAYGSTYYETPNIDRFAKQAMRFTNAYAQPLCSPTRGSLLTGQYSARHGITSATGHQPPQPAGFKFLPETAPSNAPMLVPHSKNHLEPTQITLAETLRGAGYRTAHIGKWHLGLTQPHWPEQQGFDVAFHCHPDPGPPGNYFSPYGVKPEGVANAKNKVGTITDGPEGEYIVDRQAAEAVKFISSSKGGPFFLNLWCYGVHGPWGHKEEYTKAFMAKKDPSGRQGNPIMASMLKSVDECFGRILDELDKQGIADNTIIIFNSDNGGNQHSNITTEGKKSANADWQKWAGTQPPTMNTPLRDGKGTLYEGGTRVPLMWSWAGKIAPGSITPTVVGPIDVYPTVIDLLGIAKPEKQTFDGVSYAKVLKGEGELNRAAYFNYHPHAGANRAGGVWVRTEHYKLLRWFGKTNTHELYNLKEDLGETKNLATMMPDKVKELDALIDGFLKSTGATYPRPNPDYKPVAAKTPAASTDPLDNWKERGCKATITDGILSMKANGKAGNAFLGHGMAKLTGPAIVKLRVRSQTGGAGKIDSFPNGSADANGMISVPLEVKAGDWQELKLELNSKALLGTLRVYLPDAEIDFIEVAPMKGKAQRWDF